Proteins co-encoded in one Euwallacea fornicatus isolate EFF26 chromosome 34, ASM4011564v1, whole genome shotgun sequence genomic window:
- the LOC136348622 gene encoding 27 kDa glycoprotein-like translates to MARNQNCLGCLMLLCVGFVLGQISNNLDLDGIKKSIQDNSNFSDVKKQLEEGGLNVPDLSNTSIDPQKIENVLREKCQKENASGSVDALKSQQEEIKNCLSLYLNSSEIQTELEEAKKTGSMDEVFAKYCNKWPNVYKCFDTASETVRTCLNQQEEGSFNKTLDIVQELQEFVCHKDGDRLALFVAEGGLECLREKQEEIKTCANSTFGERIPETDDISGINLFTVLFKDHGCEDFDSFRNCIKVQLEQCSDTTPANIVDATFKFVRRQLLCDEESAVLKTDANTLKKEGSSAAHHFSSLVSLCIAVAVVFRF, encoded by the exons atggcAAGAAATCAAAATTGCTTGGGATGTCTCATGCTTCTTTGTGTCG GGTTTGTCCTTGGTCAAATATCAAACAATCTCGACCTTGACGGGATCAAGAAATCTATTCAAGATAACTCGAACTTCAGCGATGTTAAGAAGCAGCTGGAAGAAGGCGGCTTGAACGTACCTGACTTAAGTAACACGAGCATTGACCCACAGAAGATTGAAAATGTCTTGAGAGAAAAGTGCCAGAAGGAAAATGCCAGTGGAAGTGTTGATGCTTTAAAG AGCCAACAAGAAGAAATCAAGAACTGTCTCTCCTTATACCTCAATAGCAGTGAAATTCAAACTGAACTGGAAGAAGCTAAGAAGACGGGATCAATGGATGAAGTCTTCGCTAAATATTGCAATAAGTGGCCCAACGTATACAAATGTTTCGATACTGCCTCCGAAACAGTGCGAACATGCCTCAATCAGCAAGAAGAAGGTTCATTCAACAAGACCTTGGACATTGTACAGGAGTTGCAGGAATTTGTCTGTCATAAGGATGGAGATCGACTGGCAT TGTTTGTTGCTGAAGGCGGATTAGAGTGTCTTAGAGAAAAACAAGAGGAAATCAAAACCTGTGCGAATTCAACCTTTGGAGAAAGAATTCCTGAAACCGACGACATCTCTGGCATCAATTTGTTCACAGTCTTGTTTAAAGATCATGGTTGCGA AGACTTTGATTCATTCCGCAACTGCATAAAAGTCCAGCTAGAGCAATGTTCAGATACTACTCCTGCTAACATTGTGGATGCTACTTTTAAATTTGTCAGGAGGCAATTGCTTTGTGACGAGGAAAGTGCAGTTCTAAAGACTGATGCTAATACCTTGAAGAAGGAAGGGAGTTCTGCGGCCCACCATTTTAGTTCCTTAGTTTCTCTATGTATTGCAGTTGCAGTGGTGTTTAGGTTTTAG
- the LOC136348623 gene encoding arrestin domain-containing protein 3-like isoform X1, producing the protein MPQQCKLMLDNYNGQYFPGTAIQGKVLIDLDSETSLRGVRLTLTCKERTEWMGTESYYDSQERTQRSRDTQFTGDRDVFEIKQWLYGDQNASTSLHAGQHMYPFQIILQQNIPGTYQSQKGSVSYKLKATVDRKMAFDYSDEFILVVNSPIDLNFIARPEDLQSTNYSDEKTVCCWCCAQGPITMDVQLPKKTLIPGEQIDVTAHLSNLSNTNVENVTLELLQKLSFKVTDPEKDDKVEQNTFVSLKDVGLGAHGENTYIFKVTLPPNVCLPNFTQCALFSVNYEYKIVAHLPSVHQNLEVKIYPSLGHIPLAASGQSSFSPGTQSEGGMYPSVGWVGGPDTRPSAPLLDPKEQQFSGSNQQTSQENFEPPPPSYDSLKWPSK; encoded by the exons ATGCCTCAACAATGCAAACTGATGCTGGATAACTACAATGGACAATATTTCCCTGGAACAGCAATTCAAGGCAAAGTATTAATAGATTTGGATTCGGAAACTTCTTTGAGAG GTGTTAGGCTTACTCTAACATGCAAAGAACGCACAGAATGGATGGGAACGGAGTCATACTACGACAGCCAAGAACGCACTCAAAGATCGAGGGATACTCAGTTTACTGGAGACAGAGACGTATTTGAGATTAAACAATGGCTCTATGGTGATC AAAACGCAAGCACAAGTCTCCATGCTGGCCAACACATGTAtccatttcaaataattctaCAGCAAAACATACCAGGTACCTACCAATCTCAAAAGGGATCTGTGTCTTACAAACTGAAAGCAACGGTAGATAGAAAAATGGCTTTCGATTATTCCGATGAGTTTATATTAGTAGTAAACTCTCCTATTGATTTGAACTTTATTGCTAGACCTGAGGATCTT CAATCTACCAATTACTCAGACGAAAAGACAGTTTGTTGTTGGTGCTGTGCGCAAGGCCCCATCACTATGGATGTACAGTTGCCTAAAAAAACCTTAATTCCCGGAGAACAGATAGATGTCACAGCTCATCTTAGTAACTTATCGAATACCAACGTGGAAAATGTAACTTTGGAGTTATTACAG aAACTAAGTTTTAAGGTTACTGATCCTGAGAAGGATGACAAAGTGGAACAAAACACTTTCGTTAGTCTCAAAGACGTGGGATTGGGGGCTCATGGAGAAAAtacgtatatttttaaagtgacatTACCTCCCAATGTGTGCCTGCCCAATTTTACTCAGTGCGCCTTGTTCTCTGTGAATTATGAATACAAA ATCGTGGCTCATTTACCTTCAGTGCATCAGAATTTGGAAGTCAAAATATATCCGAGTTTAGGACATATTCCTTTGGCTGCTTCTGGCCAATCTTCATTTAGTCCAGGGACGCAGTCAGAGGGCGGAATGTATCCTTCAGTGGGTTGGGTTGGTGGGCCCGATACGCGACCAAGTGCTCCCCTCTTGG ATCCGAAAGAACAGCAATTCTCCGGATCAAACCAGCAAACCAGTCAGGAAAACTTTGAACCGC ctCCACCATCTTATGATAGTTTAAAATGGCCATCCAAATGA
- the LOC136348623 gene encoding arrestin domain-containing protein 3-like isoform X2 gives MGTESYYDSQERTQRSRDTQFTGDRDVFEIKQWLYGDQNASTSLHAGQHMYPFQIILQQNIPGTYQSQKGSVSYKLKATVDRKMAFDYSDEFILVVNSPIDLNFIARPEDLQSTNYSDEKTVCCWCCAQGPITMDVQLPKKTLIPGEQIDVTAHLSNLSNTNVENVTLELLQKLSFKVTDPEKDDKVEQNTFVSLKDVGLGAHGENTYIFKVTLPPNVCLPNFTQCALFSVNYEYKIVAHLPSVHQNLEVKIYPSLGHIPLAASGQSSFSPGTQSEGGMYPSVGWVGGPDTRPSAPLLDPKEQQFSGSNQQTSQENFEPPPPSYDSLKWPSK, from the exons ATGGGAACGGAGTCATACTACGACAGCCAAGAACGCACTCAAAGATCGAGGGATACTCAGTTTACTGGAGACAGAGACGTATTTGAGATTAAACAATGGCTCTATGGTGATC AAAACGCAAGCACAAGTCTCCATGCTGGCCAACACATGTAtccatttcaaataattctaCAGCAAAACATACCAGGTACCTACCAATCTCAAAAGGGATCTGTGTCTTACAAACTGAAAGCAACGGTAGATAGAAAAATGGCTTTCGATTATTCCGATGAGTTTATATTAGTAGTAAACTCTCCTATTGATTTGAACTTTATTGCTAGACCTGAGGATCTT CAATCTACCAATTACTCAGACGAAAAGACAGTTTGTTGTTGGTGCTGTGCGCAAGGCCCCATCACTATGGATGTACAGTTGCCTAAAAAAACCTTAATTCCCGGAGAACAGATAGATGTCACAGCTCATCTTAGTAACTTATCGAATACCAACGTGGAAAATGTAACTTTGGAGTTATTACAG aAACTAAGTTTTAAGGTTACTGATCCTGAGAAGGATGACAAAGTGGAACAAAACACTTTCGTTAGTCTCAAAGACGTGGGATTGGGGGCTCATGGAGAAAAtacgtatatttttaaagtgacatTACCTCCCAATGTGTGCCTGCCCAATTTTACTCAGTGCGCCTTGTTCTCTGTGAATTATGAATACAAA ATCGTGGCTCATTTACCTTCAGTGCATCAGAATTTGGAAGTCAAAATATATCCGAGTTTAGGACATATTCCTTTGGCTGCTTCTGGCCAATCTTCATTTAGTCCAGGGACGCAGTCAGAGGGCGGAATGTATCCTTCAGTGGGTTGGGTTGGTGGGCCCGATACGCGACCAAGTGCTCCCCTCTTGG ATCCGAAAGAACAGCAATTCTCCGGATCAAACCAGCAAACCAGTCAGGAAAACTTTGAACCGC ctCCACCATCTTATGATAGTTTAAAATGGCCATCCAAATGA